The following coding sequences lie in one Pelecanus crispus isolate bPelCri1 chromosome 9, bPelCri1.pri, whole genome shotgun sequence genomic window:
- the LOC104024593 gene encoding globoside alpha-1,3-N-acetylgalactosaminyltransferase 1 encodes MISRKVLASLVCLSVVTVFIWITVGNRKVHYLPYYLPCPEIFSMKLQYTEEKLIQLFPQLFYQQPRVLAPKRQDVLTVTPWLAPIIWEGTFNSEILDSAYRPLNLTIGVTAFAVGKYTRFVGRFLESAEKHFMKGYRVNYYIFTDNPETIPNVQLQPGRRFVIVPIKKYPSWQEISMRRMEAINKHIAETSHREVDYLFCLDIDMVFYDAWGPETLGDIVAAIHPGYFHVPRSQFPYERRSSSAAYIPDGEGDFYYGGAVFGGLVKKVYEFTKTCHMTILTDKANGIMAAWQEESHLNRQFLSHKPSKVLSPEYLWDDRKPKPPEIHLIRFSTVDKNYKEIRD; translated from the exons ATGATTTCCAGGAAGGTGTTGGCATctcttgtctgtctgtctgttgtTACCGTGTTTATCTG GATTACAGTTGGGAATAGAAAAGTGCACTACCTCCCATATTACCTTCCTTGCCCGGAAATCTT CTCCATGAAACTCCAATATACAGAAGAGAAGTTAATCCAGCTTTTCCCCCA attattttatcAGCAACCAAGAGTGCTGGCTCCAAA gcGTCAGGATGTGCTGACAGTCACACCATGGCTGGCCCCCATCATCTGGGAAGGAACCTTCAATTCTGAGATACTAGACAGTGCCTACAGGCCACTGAATCTCACCATAGGGGTGACAGCCTTTGCCGTTGGAAA ATACACAAGGTTTGTGGGCCGCTTCTTGGAGTCAGCAGAGAAACATTTCATGAAAGGCTATCGGGTGAACTATTATATCTTCACTGACAACCCTGAGACAATTCCCAACGTCCAGCTGCAACCTGGACGAAGGTTTGTTATTGTCCCCATCAAGAAATACCCCAGCTGGCAAGAGATCTCCATGCGCAGGATGGAGGCCATAAACAAGCACATAGCAGAGACGAGCCATCGGGAGGTAGACTACCTCTTCTGCCTGGACATTGACATGGTGTTCTACGATGCCTGGGGGCCTGAGACCCTGGGTGATATAGTGGCAGCCATACACCCTGGCTATTTCCATGTCCCTCGAAGCCAGTTCCCTTACGAGAGGAGGAGCTCTTCAGCAGCCTACATCCCTGATGGAGAGGGGGACTTCTACTATGGAGGAGCCGTGTTTGGAGGGCTGGTCAAGAAGGTCTATGAGTTCACCAAGACTTGCCACATGACCATCCTGACGGACAAAGCCAATGGGATTATGGCAGCCTGGCAGGAAGAAAGCCATCTCAACAGGCAATTCCTCTCCCACAAACCCTCCAAGGTGCTTTCTCCAGAGTATTTATGGGATGACAGGAAGCCAAAGCCCCCTGAAATTCACCTCATCCGTTTTTCCACAGTGGATAAAAACTACAAAGAGATACGAGATTGA